From the genome of Pukyongia salina, one region includes:
- a CDS encoding NAD-dependent epimerase/dehydratase family protein has translation MKKRILIIGACGQIGTELTERLRRIYAPHKVIASDIREGDAELMEGGPFEVLDAMDYEALEDIVINYEISEVYLMAAMLSATAEKFPMKAWNLNMNSLFNVLNLAKEGKIEKVFWPSSIAVFGPTTPKINTPQHTIAEPTTVYGISKLTGERWCEYYHKKFGVDVRSIRYPGLISYKTLPGGGTTDYAVEIYHKAIKHKKYISFLDKGTTLPMMFIDDAINATIGIMEAKPHEIKLRSSYNLAAISFAPEELADSIRKHIPEFEIVYEPDFRQAIADSWPNTIDDSPAREDWGWAHTYDLKEMTDVMLSNLQGSILNTSE, from the coding sequence ATGAAGAAACGAATCCTCATCATTGGTGCCTGTGGCCAGATTGGTACCGAACTTACAGAAAGGCTCCGTCGAATATACGCCCCACATAAAGTAATTGCAAGCGATATAAGGGAAGGGGATGCAGAATTAATGGAAGGTGGGCCTTTCGAAGTGCTCGATGCTATGGATTATGAGGCTCTGGAAGATATAGTGATCAATTACGAGATATCTGAGGTCTACCTGATGGCGGCTATGCTTTCTGCAACCGCAGAAAAATTTCCTATGAAGGCTTGGAACCTCAATATGAACTCTCTTTTCAACGTACTAAATCTTGCCAAGGAAGGAAAGATCGAAAAGGTGTTCTGGCCCTCGAGCATTGCTGTCTTTGGACCTACTACCCCGAAAATTAACACCCCCCAACACACCATTGCCGAGCCAACAACTGTGTACGGTATAAGTAAACTCACCGGTGAACGCTGGTGCGAATATTACCATAAGAAATTTGGTGTGGATGTACGCAGCATCCGTTATCCCGGATTAATTAGTTACAAGACCCTACCGGGAGGTGGAACCACAGACTATGCTGTGGAGATCTATCACAAGGCTATAAAGCACAAGAAATATATTTCGTTTCTCGACAAAGGAACCACCCTGCCGATGATGTTTATTGATGATGCCATCAATGCTACCATCGGGATCATGGAGGCTAAACCACATGAGATCAAACTTAGAAGTAGTTATAATCTGGCAGCCATTAGCTTCGCTCCCGAAGAACTGGCGGATAGCATTAGGAAACATATTCCCGAATTCGAGATCGTGTACGAACCCGACTTCAGGCAGGCTATTGCAGATTCATGGCCAAATACAATAGACGATTCGCCAGCACGTGAAGATTGGGGCTGGGCACATACCTACGACCTAAAGGAAATGACCGATGTAATGCTTTCGAATTTACAGGGCAGTATTTTAAACACTTCTGAATAA
- a CDS encoding M13 family metallopeptidase, translating to MKTNYFKPLLAAICIAFVMSACADKDGKMVVEDDGPHGLILANMDTTVSPKNDFYNYVNGTWMKNTEIPDDQVRWGGFMVLRKSTDMDVLEIIDEAKESNKYAPDTDQAKAIMIFESELDTVARNEAGIEPLRPILEKIDAITNVEEFQKLITKNAVTVSQPFMGFAAFSNPSNSAMNSGYVLPGGLGLPDRDYYTNTDEASKTIRKQYKEHITRMLQFLGDTEEEAKAQAETILAFETRLAIPRLDKVARRDFRNFNNPRSMEQLQNMVPQIKWKEALQDLGVTKQVDTVLVMQPAYMGVLKKVLAEGDVDTWKTVMRWSTLNNSAGMLTTEIEKANWDFYSKTLRGAKKQRPADERALSTVNNTVGEALGKLYVDAKFPPEAKEKAELMIDNIIAAYKDRIQALDWMSDSTKIKAIQKLDKFTVKIGYPDKWKDYSSMNVKPENGYFENMVAVGEWELKDNLDRVNEPVDRTEWGMSPQTVNAYFQPFNNEIVFPAAILQPPFYDYKADEAVNYGGIGAVIGHEISHAFDDSGSRFDGDGNLVNWWTENDLKEFTERGNKLAEQYDNIEVLDSVFINGKFTLGENIGDLGGILGAYDGLQRFYKENGRPGKIDGFTPEQRFFMSWATVWRTKQTEKYSREQVKTDPHSPGRYRATQPLMNVDAFYEAFDIQEGDGMWLAPEDRVRIW from the coding sequence ATGAAAACCAACTATTTTAAACCCCTGCTCGCCGCTATTTGCATCGCCTTTGTAATGTCGGCTTGTGCAGATAAGGACGGCAAGATGGTCGTTGAAGATGACGGACCTCATGGTCTTATCCTGGCCAATATGGATACCACGGTAAGCCCTAAAAATGATTTTTACAATTACGTAAACGGAACCTGGATGAAGAACACGGAGATCCCGGACGACCAGGTACGTTGGGGAGGATTCATGGTACTTAGAAAAAGTACCGATATGGATGTGCTTGAGATCATTGACGAAGCTAAGGAGAGCAACAAGTACGCACCGGATACAGATCAAGCCAAAGCGATCATGATCTTCGAATCTGAACTGGATACGGTTGCGCGAAACGAAGCCGGGATCGAACCATTACGTCCAATACTGGAAAAGATCGATGCGATCACCAATGTGGAAGAATTTCAGAAATTGATCACCAAGAATGCTGTCACAGTCTCACAACCTTTTATGGGTTTTGCGGCATTTTCGAATCCCAGCAACAGTGCGATGAATTCGGGATATGTGCTTCCCGGTGGCCTGGGTCTTCCCGATCGTGATTACTACACCAATACAGATGAAGCCTCTAAAACCATCCGTAAACAATATAAAGAGCACATTACCCGTATGCTTCAATTCCTGGGAGATACTGAAGAAGAGGCAAAAGCACAAGCAGAAACTATTTTGGCTTTCGAAACCAGATTGGCTATTCCAAGGCTGGATAAGGTAGCACGCCGTGATTTCAGAAATTTCAATAATCCGAGATCCATGGAACAACTTCAAAATATGGTTCCCCAGATAAAATGGAAAGAGGCCTTACAAGACCTGGGTGTAACTAAACAGGTAGATACTGTTTTAGTGATGCAACCAGCTTATATGGGTGTATTAAAGAAGGTCCTTGCGGAAGGTGATGTTGATACCTGGAAAACCGTGATGCGATGGTCTACGCTTAATAATTCTGCAGGAATGCTTACTACCGAGATTGAAAAGGCTAATTGGGATTTTTATTCCAAAACTTTGAGAGGAGCAAAAAAACAAAGACCGGCAGACGAAAGAGCTTTAAGTACTGTAAACAATACGGTTGGGGAAGCACTTGGTAAACTTTATGTGGATGCAAAATTTCCGCCTGAAGCCAAGGAGAAAGCCGAACTAATGATCGACAATATTATCGCTGCTTATAAAGATAGGATCCAGGCTCTGGACTGGATGAGTGATAGTACAAAAATCAAAGCAATTCAGAAACTTGACAAGTTTACCGTAAAGATCGGCTATCCCGACAAATGGAAAGATTATTCTTCCATGAACGTGAAACCCGAAAATGGTTATTTCGAGAATATGGTGGCTGTAGGTGAATGGGAATTAAAGGACAATCTGGACCGAGTGAACGAACCTGTAGACCGTACCGAATGGGGAATGTCTCCACAGACAGTGAATGCTTACTTCCAGCCATTTAATAATGAGATCGTTTTTCCAGCGGCCATATTACAACCTCCCTTCTACGATTATAAAGCCGATGAGGCTGTGAATTACGGTGGTATTGGCGCGGTGATCGGCCATGAGATCTCGCATGCGTTCGACGACAGCGGTTCCAGATTTGATGGCGATGGTAACCTGGTAAACTGGTGGACAGAAAACGACCTGAAAGAATTTACGGAAAGAGGTAACAAATTGGCAGAGCAGTACGATAATATCGAGGTTCTGGACAGTGTTTTCATCAACGGGAAATTTACCCTTGGTGAGAATATCGGGGACCTTGGTGGGATCCTGGGGGCCTATGACGGGCTTCAGCGATTCTATAAGGAAAACGGAAGGCCTGGTAAGATCGATGGATTTACACCGGAGCAACGTTTCTTTATGAGCTGGGCAACCGTTTGGAGAACTAAACAAACCGAGAAATACTCCCGTGAGCAGGTAAAAACAGATCCGCACTCGCCGGGAAGATACAGAGCAACACAACCCCTTATGAATGTGGATGCATTCTACGAGGCCTTCGATATACAGGAAGGTGACGGGATGTGGTTGGCCCCGGAAGACAGGGTAAGAATTTGGTAA
- a CDS encoding NAD(P)H-binding protein, producing MSKKVAIAGMGWLGLSLARHLKTLGYKVKGSVTSEEKAEALRKSGFQAITIVVTEGGVSGPVELLLEDADYLVIMIPPGLRRHSGADHVLKMSYLLSEVERSSVENVILVSSTSVYGDKQGKVTEREIPRPETQAGKQLLQVEQLFFTSEKIKTTIVRFGGLFGGSRQPVRYLAGRTDLSNGDAPVNLIHRSDCIGILTEIIKQQAFGHIFNAVLPSHPSKREYYVKVASQLDMVPPQYSAGNSEEMFKQVDSVNISEVLKYTFKHNL from the coding sequence ATGAGTAAAAAAGTAGCCATAGCTGGTATGGGCTGGTTAGGACTTTCGTTGGCCCGACATCTGAAAACCCTGGGATATAAAGTTAAAGGCTCGGTGACAAGTGAAGAAAAGGCAGAGGCACTCCGGAAGAGTGGTTTTCAAGCCATCACTATCGTAGTGACCGAAGGCGGCGTGAGTGGCCCTGTGGAATTACTGCTGGAAGATGCAGACTATCTGGTTATTATGATCCCGCCCGGGCTTCGGCGACATTCGGGGGCAGATCATGTATTAAAGATGTCCTATTTGCTTTCGGAAGTTGAAAGATCTTCGGTAGAAAATGTGATCCTTGTAAGCAGCACTTCGGTGTATGGTGATAAGCAGGGAAAAGTAACCGAACGGGAGATCCCCAGGCCGGAAACACAGGCCGGAAAACAACTGCTACAGGTGGAGCAGCTTTTCTTTACTTCAGAAAAAATAAAAACCACCATTGTGAGATTTGGGGGACTCTTTGGGGGAAGCAGGCAACCCGTTCGTTATCTGGCAGGCCGAACCGATCTTAGCAATGGCGACGCGCCAGTAAATCTCATTCACCGTTCAGATTGCATTGGGATTCTAACAGAGATCATTAAACAACAGGCTTTCGGACATATTTTCAATGCCGTGTTACCCTCCCATCCCAGTAAAAGAGAATACTATGTGAAAGTTGCCTCCCAACTGGATATGGTTCCGCCGCAATATTCAGCAGGAAATTCGGAAGAGATGTTCAAGCAAGTGGATTCTGTCAATATTTCAGAAGTTCTTAAGTATACTTTCAAACACAACCTATAA
- a CDS encoding M20/M25/M40 family metallo-hydrolase: protein MKQLTALASFLLILGLIYFSFSSLMPSGGTSEDTPETEFSTARALTILKEISKAPHYHANEEHTRVREFLVAEMQKMGLEVETQKGYVLSPYWSTVKEGDSVHSIPAGYHMDQPANIMARIKGSGDGKALVLLSHYDSAKVPSPGASDAGSGVVTILESLRAYQASGKTPVNDIIILFTDAEEIGLDGASLFVNEHPWAKDAALVLNFEARGSGGPSNMILETNGGNENLVKAFVEANPEYPVASSLMYSIYKMLPNDTDSTVFREDGDIDSFFFAFIDDHFDYHTANDTVENLDLETLQHQGSYLLPLLHYFADADLENLKASEDHVYVNFPLFKMIHYPFSWILPMLIVAILLFLLLLFFGIKQGEMNGKSIARGFAATFLSLVVCGLVGYFGWELIVYLYPEYNEIQHGFKYNGHSYIAFFVLISISISFWIFRRFGKGQKVAGMLVAPIFIWILLNVVVSVFLKGAGYFIIPVFFALISLWVVIRQEKPNLLLLALLAAPAIFLFAPLVQFFPVGLGSDHVFISSVFTVLLFGLVYTVFGYYSSKRLIAIICLLVGIGYFIQAHNRSDFTEERQKPNSLVYYHNSDKGAAYWVTYDKILDDWTRGYLGEDPEPASKHIESAAGSKYNTSFRYAAEAPLKDIAPFEVRLDKDSLTTDGREISFTIVPKREVTELFIYSDTTNTYSKLSFNGNEGPMDEKGNAHANIANKRLLRYYLGKGDSLNISLTSPGKDNLEFTVLEYSYDLLSHPQFTINQRPRHMMPKPFINTDAIVVKRSFTLDELRKQKQDTLGYTVEELIGNE, encoded by the coding sequence ATGAAACAGCTAACGGCCCTGGCCTCTTTCCTTCTTATATTAGGGTTGATTTACTTTAGTTTTTCAAGTTTAATGCCCTCCGGTGGGACTTCCGAAGACACCCCTGAAACCGAATTCTCAACTGCTCGCGCACTCACTATCTTAAAAGAAATTAGTAAAGCTCCACATTATCACGCTAACGAGGAACATACCCGCGTAAGGGAATTTCTGGTGGCCGAAATGCAAAAAATGGGTCTGGAGGTTGAAACGCAGAAAGGTTATGTGCTTTCACCGTACTGGAGCACTGTAAAGGAAGGAGATTCGGTCCATTCGATCCCGGCAGGATACCATATGGATCAACCTGCAAATATCATGGCTCGCATCAAGGGGAGCGGCGATGGGAAAGCACTTGTATTATTATCGCATTACGATAGTGCAAAGGTTCCTTCTCCGGGAGCAAGTGATGCCGGTAGCGGGGTAGTGACGATTTTGGAAAGCCTGCGAGCTTACCAGGCGAGTGGAAAAACACCCGTTAATGATATTATTATACTGTTCACCGATGCGGAAGAGATCGGGCTGGATGGCGCATCGCTTTTCGTGAATGAGCACCCCTGGGCAAAAGATGCTGCCCTTGTACTAAATTTTGAAGCCAGAGGTAGTGGTGGCCCTAGTAATATGATACTCGAAACCAACGGGGGAAACGAGAACCTGGTTAAGGCCTTTGTAGAGGCAAATCCGGAATATCCGGTTGCCTCCTCCCTAATGTACAGTATCTATAAAATGCTGCCAAACGATACAGATTCCACTGTCTTTCGTGAAGACGGTGACATAGACAGTTTCTTTTTTGCCTTTATCGACGATCATTTCGATTACCATACCGCCAATGATACCGTGGAGAATCTGGATTTGGAAACTTTACAACATCAGGGGAGTTATTTGCTGCCACTTCTTCATTATTTTGCCGATGCCGACCTGGAAAACCTGAAAGCCAGCGAGGATCATGTTTATGTAAATTTTCCGCTATTTAAAATGATCCATTATCCCTTTAGCTGGATCTTACCCATGCTTATTGTTGCGATTCTGTTATTTCTACTTCTTTTGTTCTTCGGAATTAAACAAGGAGAAATGAATGGCAAATCGATCGCCAGAGGATTTGCTGCCACTTTCCTTTCACTTGTTGTGTGTGGACTGGTTGGTTATTTCGGCTGGGAGCTAATTGTTTATCTATATCCCGAATACAACGAGATCCAGCACGGTTTTAAATACAACGGCCATAGCTACATCGCCTTTTTTGTGTTGATCTCGATCTCGATAAGTTTCTGGATCTTCAGAAGATTTGGGAAAGGCCAAAAAGTCGCCGGGATGTTAGTGGCTCCTATTTTTATATGGATACTACTCAATGTGGTGGTATCTGTGTTCTTAAAAGGAGCAGGATACTTTATAATTCCTGTATTCTTCGCACTTATTTCCCTCTGGGTTGTGATCCGCCAGGAAAAACCAAACCTCCTTTTACTTGCCCTTCTCGCGGCACCAGCTATATTCTTATTTGCACCATTAGTACAGTTCTTTCCGGTAGGTCTGGGCTCTGATCACGTATTTATTAGTAGTGTGTTTACGGTTTTATTGTTCGGTCTGGTATACACAGTTTTCGGGTATTACAGTTCTAAACGTCTTATTGCAATTATTTGCCTGCTGGTTGGTATCGGGTATTTTATACAGGCGCACAATCGCAGCGATTTTACAGAAGAACGCCAGAAACCAAACAGCCTGGTTTATTATCACAATTCCGATAAAGGAGCAGCCTACTGGGTTACTTACGACAAGATTCTGGACGATTGGACCAGGGGATATTTAGGAGAAGATCCGGAACCCGCTTCAAAACATATCGAATCTGCTGCCGGCAGTAAGTATAACACTTCCTTCCGCTATGCCGCCGAGGCACCACTAAAAGATATAGCACCTTTCGAAGTGAGGCTTGACAAAGACTCTCTAACCACAGACGGACGGGAGATCTCCTTTACAATTGTACCCAAACGAGAGGTTACCGAGCTGTTCATTTATTCCGATACAACTAATACCTATTCCAAATTAAGCTTTAACGGAAATGAAGGCCCGATGGACGAGAAAGGCAACGCTCATGCCAATATCGCAAATAAAAGACTACTGCGTTATTATCTGGGAAAAGGTGATTCTCTAAATATTTCCCTTACAAGTCCCGGTAAAGACAATCTTGAATTTACCGTTCTGGAATATTCGTACGACCTGTTGTCACATCCTCAGTTTACAATAAACCAGAGGCCTCGCCATATGATGCCAAAACCTTTTATCAATACCGATGCTATCGTAGTTAAGCGATCATTTACCCTTGATGAACTTCGAAAGCAAAAACAAGATACCCTTGGCTATACAGTAGAAGAACTAATTGGTAACGAATGA